One window from the genome of Prochlorococcus marinus CUG1438 encodes:
- the murF gene encoding UDP-N-acetylmuramoyl-tripeptide--D-alanyl-D-alanine ligase → MKFSLSELNDVLGDIRNLSEEKRDFLNFNNISIDSRTLLKNDLFIAIKGKNFDGHSFLPEVLNKGVKSVVIKKGMQRLLPSNFPYWVVNDTTEAFQKLALLKRKKLNIPIVAITGSVGKTTTKEMIGGVLNKLGSIKLSHANFNNEIGVGLTILATDIEDKVLVLEMGMRGLGQIENLSKYSEPDIAVITNIGTAHIGLLGSKKNITHAKCEISKFLNPKGVVIIPANDKLLEEILKEYWKGRVIKVELLNIENQKENFKRDDNLRGFYNPSNKTILVEENTCEISFEGFHNASNFLFAYAVAKELGIDFASFNKFDFVSLGGRNKILKSVKTTIYDESYNASPESVKACIKNLLEKPRNKFFIFGSMQELGKESEKYHKEIFNLINNSDIKKCLFICDKKNEKIYTNYLKDKKKFLVLNHIKDVPHEINKSTKKGDSILIKGSRCWQLEKIIELIN, encoded by the coding sequence ATGAAATTCTCTTTATCAGAATTAAACGATGTTTTAGGGGATATTAGAAATCTGAGCGAGGAGAAAAGAGATTTTTTAAATTTTAATAATATAAGTATTGATAGTAGAACTTTATTAAAAAATGATCTTTTTATAGCTATCAAGGGTAAAAATTTTGATGGACATAGCTTTCTTCCAGAGGTTTTAAATAAAGGAGTTAAATCTGTAGTAATTAAAAAAGGGATGCAGAGATTACTTCCTAGTAATTTTCCTTATTGGGTTGTAAATGACACAACAGAGGCATTTCAAAAATTAGCATTGTTAAAAAGAAAAAAATTAAATATTCCTATTGTTGCAATAACTGGCTCAGTGGGTAAAACAACAACAAAAGAAATGATTGGTGGAGTTTTAAATAAACTTGGAAGTATTAAATTATCTCATGCAAATTTTAATAATGAGATTGGAGTTGGTCTTACTATCCTTGCTACAGATATAGAAGATAAAGTTTTAGTTCTTGAGATGGGGATGAGAGGTCTTGGACAGATCGAGAATTTATCTAAATATAGTGAACCTGATATTGCAGTTATAACTAATATTGGCACAGCTCATATTGGATTATTAGGCTCGAAAAAGAATATTACTCATGCAAAGTGTGAAATTAGTAAATTTTTAAATCCCAAAGGAGTTGTAATAATCCCAGCGAATGATAAACTTCTTGAAGAAATTTTAAAAGAATACTGGAAAGGTAGAGTAATTAAAGTAGAGCTGTTAAATATAGAAAATCAAAAGGAGAATTTTAAGAGAGATGATAATTTGCGAGGATTTTATAATCCTTCGAATAAAACAATTTTAGTCGAAGAAAATACCTGTGAAATTTCATTTGAGGGATTTCATAATGCTTCGAATTTCTTATTTGCTTATGCAGTTGCTAAAGAGTTAGGCATTGATTTTGCAAGTTTTAATAAATTTGATTTTGTAAGTTTAGGTGGAAGAAATAAAATTCTTAAATCAGTAAAAACAACAATATATGATGAATCTTATAATGCTTCGCCAGAGTCAGTGAAAGCATGTATTAAAAACCTGCTTGAAAAACCGAGAAATAAATTTTTCATATTTGGAAGTATGCAAGAATTGGGAAAAGAATCTGAAAAATATCACAAGGAAATATTCAACTTAATAAATAATTCAGATATAAAAAAGTGTCTATTTATTTGTGATAAAAAAAATGAAAAAATTTACACCAATTATCTAAAAGATAAGAAAAAATTCTTAGTTTTAAATCATATTAAAGATGTACCTCATGAGATAAACAAATCTACAAAAAAAGGTGATTCTATTCTTATTAAAGGGAGCAGATGTTGGCAACTTGAAAAAATTATTGAATTAATTAACTAA